The Bacillota bacterium sequence GAACTTGTATATATAGACGATTTTGTAAAAATCTTGCGTCGTCTTGCGGACAAGTGCGAGAATGAATTGATAAATATCGGTGCCGGAGAAGAATTCATGATTCGGGAGTTTGCGCGCATTATCTGCGAAAGGGTTGGATATGACCATGAGGATATCAGATACGATACCTCCAAATATACGGGTGCCAGGTCTAAATGCCTTAAAGTGGAAAAGATGCGCGGGCTTATTCCTGATCTACAGTTGACCTCTTTAGACGTCGGACTCGCGAAAACGATAGAGTGGTTCTTGCGGGAAAAAGTGAAATTGTGTGGCCCTCATTAGGAAGATGGCGCTTCAGCACCAAGAGAAACTAGTTGTGTCGATGATTTTCCATGATGCTGCGGCCGGTCACGACGTTGACTATAACAAGAGCTTCGGTAGGGCCGTCGAAGAAATAGGGTTTGTGCACGCAGCGGTAGTGCCGAAATCATGGCAGACCTTTTCTGATCTGCCTTCCCGATGGTTTCCGTGTTTAGAGCCCGGGCGGCATTCTTCGTCGAGATTCTCGCCCGCAAGATTTCTGAAAATGATTTCGCTGTCATCATCAATGGCAGGATGTATAAAAAAACATGTCTTTCCCATGTCAGACCGGATCGTCCTGTTTATCGAAAGTTTTTGGAGCTTTCATCTTGTTGCGTTGTATCTTGCATTGTGGCGGATGTCGAGAAAGCACGTGGAGATTTTCCTCCTCTTCAGGTGGAATGTGACAAGAAAGCCGCAAAGACTTCTCTATAAGATCATGATATGGCTTATAGAAAAGAAGGTGGGGACTGCTTCCCTACGATTGCTCACGGACAGCGTTCTTCTTCAAAATGCGTTGTCGACGTTTTTGGGGAAGGCTGTCTCGGTTTTGCCGATTCCGCACACAGAATTTCCTGTTCGAGATCACGGTGATGGAAGAAAGAGAGATGACCGTTTGAGAATCTGGTGGCCCGGGATGCCACACGCAGTGAAAGGATTAAACGTAGTGCGCACAATATTGAAGGAAACGGGCGCGTTTGCCCGGCAATTCGTGATTGTCGCTGCCAGGAGCTCGAATCTTGTTTCGGTGGATGGAGGAGCGCGATCGGAGCTGATTCCCGACTATTTGAGCAGGAGAGATTATGAAATGAGAATGATGGAGAGCGACATCGTGTTATTGCCCTATGACAAAGAAGCTTATCGCGAATCGACTTCGGGGATATTCGTTGAGGCGATTGTCGCCGGCAAGGTCCCCCTGGTTACCTCAGGAACCTGGATGGCAAAGGAGCTGGAGAGATTCCAGTTGGAGGAACTGGTGTTCGATTGGTCATCGGAGGGAATTCTTGAGACTGTTTCAAAGCTATCGGAAAATCAAAACATGATCGTTAAATTGAAGAGAATGCGTGAGTCTTATATCGCCTATCACAATGGCGGCAATTACACGAGGAGCTTGAATGCGCTCTTTGAGGATTCGCAAAGTGACAAGTCTTCACGGGCTTTGAAAACAACATGAGAATCGGGATAGACGGATTATCTGTAACTCCGCAGGAGGGTGGATTTTACAGGGCTTTCAAACAATTGATTGGGTGTTGTGAAACGCTGGGCGACAACCACTCGGTGATTGTTTTTCTCTCGCGGGAGACATTTGACGCGCTGCCTTCAAAGCCTTCAAACGTAGTATTTAAGACGATGGTTGTTCCATATAGGCTGAGATATTATATCTCACAACTCTATTTTCCCTTCGCGGAAAGAAGGCACAAGCTGGATGTCATCTATTCTCCCGTATCTGCGAGCCCGGTGTTGGCGAGAGCAAAGAAGGTTTGTCTCGTTCATGATCTCTCCTTTGTCCGCACCCCGAATGAACTTTCATCGGGAGCAAGACTTTATTGGCATCATGTTTATCTCCTGGCTCTGAAAAAATGCCGCAAAATCGCTTGTGTCTCAGAAGCGACGAAACGAGATATTGTGAACTTCCTGTGTATAGTTTCAAGTTCTATAACTGTAATATATCATTACCTTGATGAACGATTTTGTTCTTCCAGGGCGGATAAAGCTGGAGGGATTCTCGACAAGTATAAAGTTCAAAAACCATATCTGTTATACGTTGGAATTCTTTCACCAAGGAAAAATATCAACACATTACTGGAGGCGTTTTCCGTCTTGACAACTTCGGAACCTGATATGATGTTGGTTCTCTGCGGCAAAAAAGGGTGGAAAATCGCTTCAATAGAAAAGTGCATCGGGAAGCTAAACTTGCAGAATAGGGTTGTCTTGACAGGATTCGTTCCTGACGATGATCTCGTTGTTCTTTATGAAAATGCTTCCTTGGTCGTATTGCCCTCCTTTTGGGAGGGATTCGGATATCCGTTGATCGAGGCGATGTCTCAAGGTGTAGTTGCTATCGGCTCGAATCGGGGATCTATACCTGAGATTATCGATGACAAGAGATTTTTGTTTGATCCCGAAGATGTATCTGAAATGGCGGAGTGTATCAAGAAAGCGCTTGCAGTTAAAGAAAGACAACCGGCTTTGGACGAATTGCTTAGGAAAAGAGCATCTGGCTTTTCAAAGCGCAATACGTGTAAGAAGATTTCGGAGTTGTTGACTCATTGGGAATGAAAGTCCTAAAGAATTGGAACGAAATTGGTGTCTCGGTAAATAGGTTGAAGGAGGCTGGCTTACCTCTTCATACCGATCCTGTGAAGTGCTGGGATTTCAACAATATCCGTGAACTTATTACGACATATGTAAGTAGCAAAGAAGCCTGTATTGTGGATTTGGGATGCGGGCCGTCAGTTTATGGATGCTTGACCCTAGAGTTATTGAGAAGTATGGGGTATAAAAATCTTTTGGGAATAGACATCCATATTCCTCCTTACTCAACGGTGGCAGCGAAATTGCGGGGATGGGCAAAATATCGAACATTGAAACCATATAGAATGAAGAAAGCTGATATTGTGGCAACTGGCTTGGAAAGCGGCATTGTGGATTTTTCTATACTTCTCTCTGTTGTGGAGCATGGTGTTGATATCACGGGATTATTTCACGAACTCAATAGAATAATGAAAAAAGGAGGAATTGTTTATTTATCAACGGATTATTGGGAGGAAGAAATTATTCATATATCCGATATGGTTGCGTCCGGGGCGTTCAAAAATAGAAAGCTTCACTGGACTATATTCAATAGAGATTCTATTCAAGAGTTGATAGCTACGGCAATTGCTCAGGGATTTCGAGTCATTGATGAAGCAGATATACCGCGCTGTGAAGAGCGTCCTGCATTTTGGAACAACATATACTATACTTTTATAGCCATCGAATTTGAAAAAGTCAGATGATCCTGCTTTATGCGAGATTGCTCATAATACGAAACATTTTAAAATGTCTGATCATAGTGTCCTTATTTATGGTGTATTATGATTATGCATGGTATAAAGAAAGGATACTGCCCGTACCTTTCGGTTCTGTTGTATTTGCTGCTTCTTTGGCTTTTCTCTTTGTAATGACGGAAATTCTAGTTAAAAGAACCAACATACGGCTTTCGAGGGAACTGGGTGCTATTTTTTTATTTTACGTTGTTATCCAATCTTCACTTATTGGTCTCTATTTAAATGATATAACGGATGAAAAATTGGTTCAATATCTTAAAACGAATGTTCATCTTTTATTTTATGTTATCTTTGTTGTCATCATAATTGCACTATTTGGGAGAGGGCGACTCACAATGCCGTTAAGGTTTTATTATTTGTGCGGGACGGCGGTTGCTGCTTTCGGAATTTTGCAATTCATTCACTTGAATATTTCTAGGATAGCAGGGTTTGAACATTTGCTTTTCGGAAGTCAAGATATTGATCAAACGTTCAGGAGAGTTTCATCGATATTCAATGAACCGTCTTGGTTCGCATTTTTTCTATTGGATTGGATGGCAATAGGATTGGGGTACATATTTCTGAAGGGAACAATAAGAGAATGGGCATTATTTGTTCTTTTAGTCATCGCTTTTTTTGTCAGCAGTTCCTTGGGGGGGTATGTCGGACTGGGAACATTGATTGTCTTGACATTGCTTGAATTCAGAAACTCTTCAAGAAAGTTTTATGTAATTTTGGGACTCGTGTTGATTCCGCTGTTTATTTATTCCTTTTTTTCCATTCTTTTTCTCGAACTTGTTGGCGGAAGAATAAGGGCGATTTACGATGATGCTTCATTTCAGATGCGTATAGATTCTATACAGGCGGCAATAGAGGTATGGCTCAAGAATCCGATTTTTGGTGTGGGTATCGGAAATGCAAGTTTTTATACGCCGGAATACTATAAAGGTTTCTGGCTCTATCTTTATAGAGTCGGCACAGATCTTCATATGGCTGTCGATAGTGTTTTTTTTAGGATTCTGGCGGAAAATGGTCTGGTGGGCTTCATTGCGTTTATCTTCATGTATTATGGTCTTGTGAAATATGAGAAAAAATATAAATTTCATTTGTCAGGACGCAATGGACCGGTAGATGATGAAACGGTTATTTTCACGAAGATATTCAGAATCATTGTTCTTGTAAACTTTGCTGGATTCATAGTGAGCGGCAGTCTCCTGGATCCAAGGATATGGTTTAATATTGCATTCTTTTTGTCCTTTAAGAGGGCTGTCGCAGACCGTATCAGAACCTCGAATGGGTTAAAAACGACAGGTTTAAACTCAATGAGACAATCGCGGATTTGAGGAGGGCTTAGGTAATGAATATTTTGCAGATTGTGCCTCAAATTCCGTATCCTCCCGATAATGGAGCAAGGATAGGAATATTCAATGTCACGAAACATCTTGCACTCAGAGGGCATAACATTGTTATGTTTTCATTGGGAACAGATTGGGATACGAAACAGAAGGAACTTGAAGAGTACTGCGAGTTATATACTGTAGAGAAGGATACGAAGACATCTTTCAGCGGGATTGTCTCAAATTTGTTTGAATCAACTCCATATACAATATTAAAATATTATTCGGCCGATGTGCTAAGAAAGTTGATGAACGTTTCACGTGTGAGAAAACCTGATGTTGTTCATGTAGACCATCTGCACATGGCCATTTACGGAAAATTGTTGAAGCAGCACTGCGACGTTCCGATAGCGTTAAGAGAACATAATGTGGAGTATGTGATTTGGGAGCGATTTTATAAAGTTCAGAAGAATCCTTTCATCAAGGCATACGCGTACTTGCAATATGAGAAGGTAAAGCAGTATGAAAGAACTATGTGCGGCTATTATGATAGAGTTTTTGCGATCACGCAAGATGACGAAGAAAGATTAAGGCGTTTGAATAAATCAATAAAGACAACAGTAATTCCAGCGGGAGTTGATACTGCCTATTTCGCCTCAAAACAGACTATCGAAGAATATTCGATACTTTTCTTGGGTTCTTTGGATTGGCAGGCAAACATTGACGGGCTCCTGTGGTTTATTGAAAAAATATTTCCTTTGGTATTGAAACAAGATCTCTCTGTGAAACTTCTTATCGTAGGAAAGAATCCGGTAGGTAAAATTATGGCCTTGAGATCATCCCAAATAGAAGTCTATCCCAATGTTCCGGATGTTCGTGAATACATTGAGAAGGCCAAGGTTTTTATCGTTCCCTTGCGAATAGGGGGAGGGATGAGGCTTAAGATTTTGGAGGCCTTTGCTATGCAAAAAGCCATTGTTTCCACCTCCGTCGGCTGCGAGGGGATCGAAGTCGAAAATGATAAGGAACTCATGATCGCCGATGATGAACAGAGTTTTGCAGAACAGGTGATATCATTGTTAAGTGATGGCGGTAAAAGAAAGAGATTAGGGAATCAGGGATACGAGTTGGTGAAGAGAAAATATTCCTGGGAAAAAGTTGCCAAGTCCTTTGAGGCCGTTTATGAAGAACTCGTTGGAAATTCAGCGTAGTGAATAGATTCTTAGGTAATAAGCCTCGTTGCGCCTTTAAGGATGTATCATAGCTGCGGTTACGGTTTTTGAGGGAAAAGAATGAAAGTATCGATAGTTACCGCTGTTCTTAATAACAGAAATCACCTGGAACAATGCATCAGAAGCGTTATCGGGCAAGATTATCCCGATATAGAGTACATAATCATTGACGGCGGTTCAACGGATGGAACGGTTGAGGTTATTAAGAGATATGAAGATAAGATTGCATACTGGGTTAGTGAGCCTGATGGGGGAATTTACGATGCGATGAACAAAGGTATAAAGGCTGCAACCGGAGAAATCATAGGTATTTTAAATTCTGATGATTTTTATGCCGATAAGCATGTGATAATAGATATTATTACAGCAATAACTAAAAACAATACCGATTCATGCTATGGAGATATACTCTATATTGACCGGTATAATTTGGATAAAATTGTTAGACACTGGAAGGCAGGAGGATTTGATCGAGAGAAGTTCAAAAAAGGTTGGATGCCCCCGCATCCGACCTTTTTTTGCAAAAGAAGTGTGTATGAGAAATATGGTTTGCTGAATTTGGATTTTCCCCTGGCCGCTGATTACGAATTAATGCTTAGATTTCTTTATAAATATCAAATAAGAGCAATCTATATTCCAAGGATTTTGGTTAAGATGAGGACTAAAGGAATAAGCAAACCAGGCCTGTATACCCTTAAAGCAATTATAGAAAATTATAGATCTTGGAAAGTTAATAAACTGTATTATCCCATTACTCTTCTTTTAAAACCTTTTTCAAAAATACCACAATTTTTTATGAGGGATAAAAAATGAAAAAAAAGGCATTAATAACCGGTATTACCGGACAGGACGGCGCTTATCTAGCCGAATTTCTTTTAGGCAAAGGCTACGAGGTTCACGGCATAAAGCGAAGGTCATCGTTATTCAATACCGACAGGATCGACCATCTCTACCAGGATCCTCATGAACTAAATGTAAGGTTTAAATTGCATTACGGTGATTTAACGGATTCCACCAATTTGATCCGTATAATCCAGGAGACGCAGCCCGATGAAATTTATAATCTTGCAGCGCAGAGCCATGTGAAGGTATCTTTTGAAGCACCTGAATATACTGCAAATGCCGATGCGATGGGGGCTTTAAGGATACTGGAGGCTATCAGGATTTTAGGTCTTGAGAAAAAGACTAAATTTTATCAGGCCTCTACATCTGAGCTTTATGGAAAGGTTCAGGAAGTTCCTCAAAAAGAGACCACGCCTTTTTATCCGAGAAGTCCATATGGAGCTGCAAAGCTTTACGCCTTCTGGATAACTGTAAATTACAGGGAAGCATATAATATGTTTGCCTGCAATGGAATACTCTTTAATCATGAGAGCCCGATAAGGGGCGAGACCTTTGTTACACGAAAGATTACAAGGGCTGTAGCGAGAATAAAACTTGGCTTGCAGAAAAAGCTCTTCCTTGGCAATCTGAATGCATTGCGTGACTGGGGTCATGCAAGGGACTATGTAGAGGGCATGTGGCTTATGCTGCAGCAGCAAGAGCCGGAGGATTATGTGTTGGCAACAGGAAAGCAGCATTCTGTGAGGGAGTTTGTTGAACTGGCGTTTAAGGAAATAGGCATTAATGTCAGATGGAAAGGAGAGGGGATAGAAGAAAAAGGTATTGATGACAGTTCAGGAAATGTTCTTGTGGAGATAGACCCCCGATACTTCCGGCCCGCAGAAGTAGATACATTGCTTGGCGACCCGACAAAGGCCAAAGAAAAGCTCGGCTGGCAGCCAAAGGTTACATTCAGGGAGCTCGTAGCTGAAATGGTGCGCGAGGACTTGAAAGATGCTGAAAGAGACCATCTCTGCAAAACAAATGGATTTAAGACATTCAAATATAATGAGTGAATGGAGTTGATTATGGAAAAGTCTTCAAAAATTTATATTGCCGGTCATCGAGGGCTTGTCGGTTCTGCGATTATGCGGAATCTGAAAGCCAATGGATATGATAACCTGATTGCACGAACAAGCAAAGAACTTGATTTAACAAGACAGGCAGATGTTGAGGCATTTTTCAAAAAAGAACGTCCTGAGTATGTGTTTTTTGCTGCTGCAAAGGTAGGCGGCATAAATGCCAACAATACATACAGGGCTGATTTTATATACGAAAACCTCCAGATGCAGAATAATGTAATCTGGTCATCGTTTAGGTATGGCGTAAAAAAACTTATTTTTTTGGGCAGTGTCTGCATTTATCCTAAGTTTGCACCTGTGCCTGTCAAAGAGGAGTATTTGCTCACAGGGCCTCTTGAGCCGACAAACGAGTCTTATGCCGTTGCCAAGATTGCTGGTATAAAGTTATGCGAGGCATTATGGGATCAATACGGGTTTAAGGCAATCTCATGCATGCCGGCTAATCTTTACGGCCAGAATGATAATTTTGATCTGGAAAATTCACATGTTATACCCGCGCTGATTCGCAAATTTCATGAAGCTAAGCTGTCAAGGGCAAAGTCTGTAATACTCTGGGGCACCGGAGCTCCCCGGCGTGAATTCCTTCATGCTGATGATGCAGCAGATGCGATTGTGTTTTTGATGAAATATTACGATTCAAAAGAGATGATTAATATCGGAACAGGCGAGGATATTAGCATAAAAGACCTTGCCTTATTGATAAAAGAAATTGTTGGCTATGAGGGCAGTATTGAGTGGGATACATCGAAGCCTGATGGAACACCACGCCGTCCCCTTGATGTATCAAGGATTCACTCCCTCGGCTGGCGTTCCAAGATAAGTTTCAGGGAAGGAATTGCACAGACATACGAGTGGTTTAAAGGGCATTATATGCTTGATGCGAGGATATAAATTTTGACAGAATACAGAAAATGGTATTTATCTTTTAATTTCCTTTGCTATTTCGACCATTATCACACTGATGTCAAGAGCAGTGTCAGCCCGTTGACATTTGACATAAGTATAGTCTCTTGGCAGTGCGACAACTTATGACGAATTCTCATGATGAATTGCGCGGGCGAATCATGTAGTTCCAGTCGCCATGGAAGGCCGAGCTTTCCAGTTGCACGTCGTTCAGCTGGGCATCCAAGATCTTGATACCAGTCGGGTAAGGGTTGGTGTCGAGTTGACACGCGACCTTGAGGCCGGTGGCGGTGGTGATGTTGGCGATCTTTTCTCACGATCACCTCGTGGCTCGCCAGTGGTCGGCCGCGCCAGTTCTGGGTGATATGGGAGAACAGCCTGTGCTCCACCTTGTTCCACTTGCTGGTGCCCGGAGGAAAATGGTAGACGGCAATGGCCAAGCCGACTTCGTCGGCGAAGCTTTGCAGTTCGACCTTCCAAAGGCGAGAGCGTGGACTATTGCTGCCGCCAGCATCGGCGGTGATCAGCAACTCGGTGGCGTCGGGGTAGGCCGCACGCCCCATGCTCTGCCACCAACCGCGAATACTGGCCGCGACGAAGGCGGCGGTATCGTGGTCGATGCCGACGTTGACCCAGCCTTCGTTGCGGATCAGGTCGTAAACACCGTAGGGCCGCACCTGGCCCAGTTCAGGCAAGACGAAGTCGTGGACGCGCACCGGCTCCGGCTGCCCTTTGGGTTGCCACTCACGACCGCCATTTTTGAAATCGCCAACCAGCTCTTTTCTGAGAGTTTACCAGTAAAATTGAGCCGTGTCCAGTCTGAAGCAAAGTTTTTGCAAGTTTTTTGGATGGCTCGGCAGTACGAATCTCAGGACGAGCGCCTCCACAAGGGAAGCGGGTGTACTGAATGTTTACGTGACAGGTTTTGTAAAAGATCCCTATGAATATCTAGAGAGGGCAAAGGTGGTGGTTGCGCCAATGAGAGTTTGGCGCTGGCATTCAGAATAAAATTTTGGAAGCTATGGCCTTAAGAAAGCCTGTTGTGACAACCCCTTTAGGGGCTCAAGGAATTGAGGGAATGAACGGAAAGCATTTTATAATCGCTGACGGAAAGGATGAGATGGCTGAGAAATCTTAGAATTATAGAAGAGAGATATACTTGGGATGTGATTGGTGAAAGGCTTCTAAGGGAGATCGAAGAGATTGTATGAAGGCTCTGATCTTAGCAGGTGGGTTAGGAACGCGATTGCGAGGGCTCATTAACGATATTCCCAAGCCGATGGCCCCGGTCGCTGGTAGGCCTTTTCTGGAGTATTTGATTTTGCAGTTGAGAAGACACGGCTTAACAGAGATTGTGCTTTGCATCGGACATTTAGGTGAGCAAGTGAAGAGATACTTTGGGAATGGAGATAAATGGGGCGTTCATATCTTATATTCTTACGAGAAGGAGCCTCTCGGCACCGGAGGGGCGATTAAGTTAGCTGGAAATCTAATCAAAGAAGAAAACTTTCTGGTCATGAATGGGGACTCTTTTCTGGACGTTAACCTAAATGGGCTCATAGATTATCATTTAAGAAGGAAGGCTTTGGCAACGATGGCTTTAGTGGAGGTAGAAGATCCCACAAGATACGGGGCTGTTAAGATAAATATAAATGAAGAGATTGAAAGCTTTGTAGAGAAAGGGCAAAGTTCATCGAGACTGATCAATAGTGGGATATATGCGCTAAATAGAAAAAACTTCGACCGAATCCCTGTAGGGAAGGTCTCTCTGGAAAAGGAAGTCTTCCCTAAGCTAATCGGTAAGGGGTTCTATGGTATGCCTGTAAAAGGTTTCTTTATTGACATCGGAGTTGTGGAAGATTATCGGCGTTTGCAGGATCAACGAGACGTTCTGTCAAAAATAGTGGAAGGCATCGACCCGGGAACAGACCATGATCGATAAAAGATATCAATAAGTATCAGGCAAAAGAGGGTGAAGTATTATGCTCATTCGAGCTAAAGCACCTTTGAGGATCAGCCTTGCCGGTGGTGGGATGTGTGCAGAACGCCACAATCAACAAGTATGCTTATGGAACTCTTCACCGCTATCCGAAGAAAGACAACAAGATCCAGATTAAGTCCGTTGACTTCGGGCTTTCTATCAATTACAACGTTGATGAAGAGCTTGTGTATGACGGCAAGCTCGATCTTATTAAGGCAGCCATCCGTAAACTCGGCGGACAAGATTCCGAAGGATTCGACCTGTTTCTACATAGTGATGCCCCACCGGGCTCAGGACTCGGGTCATCTTCTGCAATGATGGTCTGCCTTGTAGGCCTGCTCAAGGATTTCAAGAATCTTCCACTCACAGACTATGAGATCGCCCACTTAGCCTATGTGATTGAGAGAAAAGAGTTGGGTATCAAGGGCGGACTCCAGGATCAATATGCTGCCACTTTTGGAGGGTTTAATTTCATTGAGTTCTACAAGGACCGGGTGATTGTCAACACGCTTCGGATCAGCCAGGACTGCATCAATGAACTTGAACATAATCTACTCCTTCGCTATACAGGTAAGACGCGGCTTTCCGATCACATCATAGAAGATCAGACAAGGCGTTACGAACAAAGTGAGGAAGAGGCTCTGCAAGGGTTGCGCAAGCAGAAGGAGCTTGCCGTGGAGATGAAAAATACCCTCTTACAGCGGAGGCTTAATGATTTTGGGGGATTATTACATAGCGCTTGAGAATTTAAAAAGAAGATGTCTTATAGAATCAGTAACCGCATCTATTGACGAAATGTGTGAGGAGGCAAGAAAGCACGGGGCTTTAGGTGATAAAATTACCGGGGCGGGTGGAGGTGGCTACGTGCTTTTCTATTGCCTCTTTGAGCGCAAGCATAAGGTGGCCGAAGTACTCAAGAAGATAGGATCTACAATTACAGAGTTCGCCTTTGAATTTCATGGGCTTCAAACTTGGAGGGTCAACAATGACTGAGCTGGAAGACTTGGTAAGACAGCGCGTCCAAGAAAGCCTCCGGGTTAAAGAAAGGCTTTTACAGCGCGACCAAGTAAAGGTGATCGCTGAGATAGCAAAGGTTCTTGTTGAGGCTTATCGCAAGGGCAAGAAGGTAATTTTATTTGGCAATGGAGGCAGTGCCGCCGATGCCCAGCATATTGCTGCTGAGCTTGGTGGAAAATACTATTTAGATCGAGATCCTCTGCCTGCAATAACTTTAACAGTCAATACCTCATTGCTGACGGCGCTCAGCAATGACTATTCTTTTGATACGGTCTTTGCTAGGCAGTTAGAAGCCCTCGGCCAAGAAGGGGATGTGACCATTGGAATCACCACCAGCGGAAACTCGGAGAACGTGATCCAAGCTTTAAAGGTCGCTAAAGAAAAAGGGTTAATAACAGTTGGGTTTACTGGCAG is a genomic window containing:
- a CDS encoding glycosyltransferase family 1 protein yields the protein MRIGIDGLSVTPQEGGFYRAFKQLIGCCETLGDNHSVIVFLSRETFDALPSKPSNVVFKTMVVPYRLRYYISQLYFPFAERRHKLDVIYSPVSASPVLARAKKVCLVHDLSFVRTPNELSSGARLYWHHVYLLALKKCRKIACVSEATKRDIVNFLCIVSSSITVIYHYLDERFCSSRADKAGGILDKYKVQKPYLLYVGILSPRKNINTLLEAFSVLTTSEPDMMLVLCGKKGWKIASIEKCIGKLNLQNRVVLTGFVPDDDLVVLYENASLVVLPSFWEGFGYPLIEAMSQGVVAIGSNRGSIPEIIDDKRFLFDPEDVSEMAECIKKALAVKERQPALDELLRKRASGFSKRNTCKKISELLTHWE
- a CDS encoding methyltransferase domain-containing protein translates to MKVLKNWNEIGVSVNRLKEAGLPLHTDPVKCWDFNNIRELITTYVSSKEACIVDLGCGPSVYGCLTLELLRSMGYKNLLGIDIHIPPYSTVAAKLRGWAKYRTLKPYRMKKADIVATGLESGIVDFSILLSVVEHGVDITGLFHELNRIMKKGGIVYLSTDYWEEEIIHISDMVASGAFKNRKLHWTIFNRDSIQELIATAIAQGFRVIDEADIPRCEERPAFWNNIYYTFIAIEFEKVR
- a CDS encoding O-antigen ligase family protein, giving the protein MVYYDYAWYKERILPVPFGSVVFAASLAFLFVMTEILVKRTNIRLSRELGAIFLFYVVIQSSLIGLYLNDITDEKLVQYLKTNVHLLFYVIFVVIIIALFGRGRLTMPLRFYYLCGTAVAAFGILQFIHLNISRIAGFEHLLFGSQDIDQTFRRVSSIFNEPSWFAFFLLDWMAIGLGYIFLKGTIREWALFVLLVIAFFVSSSLGGYVGLGTLIVLTLLEFRNSSRKFYVILGLVLIPLFIYSFFSILFLELVGGRIRAIYDDASFQMRIDSIQAAIEVWLKNPIFGVGIGNASFYTPEYYKGFWLYLYRVGTDLHMAVDSVFFRILAENGLVGFIAFIFMYYGLVKYEKKYKFHLSGRNGPVDDETVIFTKIFRIIVLVNFAGFIVSGSLLDPRIWFNIAFFLSFKRAVADRIRTSNGLKTTGLNSMRQSRI
- a CDS encoding glycosyltransferase family 4 protein, with protein sequence MNILQIVPQIPYPPDNGARIGIFNVTKHLALRGHNIVMFSLGTDWDTKQKELEEYCELYTVEKDTKTSFSGIVSNLFESTPYTILKYYSADVLRKLMNVSRVRKPDVVHVDHLHMAIYGKLLKQHCDVPIALREHNVEYVIWERFYKVQKNPFIKAYAYLQYEKVKQYERTMCGYYDRVFAITQDDEERLRRLNKSIKTTVIPAGVDTAYFASKQTIEEYSILFLGSLDWQANIDGLLWFIEKIFPLVLKQDLSVKLLIVGKNPVGKIMALRSSQIEVYPNVPDVREYIEKAKVFIVPLRIGGGMRLKILEAFAMQKAIVSTSVGCEGIEVENDKELMIADDEQSFAEQVISLLSDGGKRKRLGNQGYELVKRKYSWEKVAKSFEAVYEELVGNSA
- a CDS encoding glycosyltransferase family 2 protein, whose protein sequence is MKVSIVTAVLNNRNHLEQCIRSVIGQDYPDIEYIIIDGGSTDGTVEVIKRYEDKIAYWVSEPDGGIYDAMNKGIKAATGEIIGILNSDDFYADKHVIIDIITAITKNNTDSCYGDILYIDRYNLDKIVRHWKAGGFDREKFKKGWMPPHPTFFCKRSVYEKYGLLNLDFPLAADYELMLRFLYKYQIRAIYIPRILVKMRTKGISKPGLYTLKAIIENYRSWKVNKLYYPITLLLKPFSKIPQFFMRDKK
- the gmd gene encoding GDP-mannose 4,6-dehydratase, producing the protein MKKKALITGITGQDGAYLAEFLLGKGYEVHGIKRRSSLFNTDRIDHLYQDPHELNVRFKLHYGDLTDSTNLIRIIQETQPDEIYNLAAQSHVKVSFEAPEYTANADAMGALRILEAIRILGLEKKTKFYQASTSELYGKVQEVPQKETTPFYPRSPYGAAKLYAFWITVNYREAYNMFACNGILFNHESPIRGETFVTRKITRAVARIKLGLQKKLFLGNLNALRDWGHARDYVEGMWLMLQQQEPEDYVLATGKQHSVREFVELAFKEIGINVRWKGEGIEEKGIDDSSGNVLVEIDPRYFRPAEVDTLLGDPTKAKEKLGWQPKVTFRELVAEMVREDLKDAERDHLCKTNGFKTFKYNE
- a CDS encoding GDP-L-fucose synthase, whose translation is MEKSSKIYIAGHRGLVGSAIMRNLKANGYDNLIARTSKELDLTRQADVEAFFKKERPEYVFFAAAKVGGINANNTYRADFIYENLQMQNNVIWSSFRYGVKKLIFLGSVCIYPKFAPVPVKEEYLLTGPLEPTNESYAVAKIAGIKLCEALWDQYGFKAISCMPANLYGQNDNFDLENSHVIPALIRKFHEAKLSRAKSVILWGTGAPRREFLHADDAADAIVFLMKYYDSKEMINIGTGEDISIKDLALLIKEIVGYEGSIEWDTSKPDGTPRRPLDVSRIHSLGWRSKISFREGIAQTYEWFKGHYMLDARI
- a CDS encoding glycosyltransferase codes for the protein MQNKILEAMALRKPVVTTPLGAQGIEGMNGKHFIIADGKDEMAEKS
- a CDS encoding nucleotidyltransferase family protein yields the protein MKALILAGGLGTRLRGLINDIPKPMAPVAGRPFLEYLILQLRRHGLTEIVLCIGHLGEQVKRYFGNGDKWGVHILYSYEKEPLGTGGAIKLAGNLIKEENFLVMNGDSFLDVNLNGLIDYHLRRKALATMALVEVEDPTRYGAVKININEEIESFVEKGQSSSRLINSGIYALNRKNFDRIPVGKVSLEKEVFPKLIGKGFYGMPVKGFFIDIGVVEDYRRLQDQRDVLSKIVEGIDPGTDHDR